A genomic segment from Myxococcales bacterium encodes:
- a CDS encoding response regulator encodes MPKTLSLLIVDDNPGDREIYTCFLQKDTERTYQIHEAATLEEARQCIAKTNFDVVFLDYGLPDGPGLKLIECLEENSDETPAATVIMLTGQGGEEIAAEALRAGISDYIIKDSFNAQVLIHAVEAALSRARLRRKLKHRNDELRALASTMAHDLRTPLATTQKSAAILKRSAADKLNDKERRILDRIIASHQRMDRLMVDMIKYSRVDASKEPTHPISLPEVLHEVLLDLEGQIDESGALISIGSLPIVVGEHHHFRSLFMNLIGNAIKFSADAPPEIRIFTEKFDDESAVCVEDQGIGLDCRHASRIFEIFQRLHTEDEYSGTGLGLAICKKIVGNWGGRIWVDSVPGNGCRFYFTVETAKKYASLPAPRVRPKRRRPVWVAIGHESGNNQQARNISSTGIGIYCDPSSNALTVGQEIDLKLELPSLLPFALNGIVRHVTQQSSVSSHVGVEFFGLETDQRAHICHYIDHRE; translated from the coding sequence ATGCCCAAAACGCTCTCGCTCTTGATTGTCGACGACAACCCCGGCGATCGAGAAATCTACACTTGCTTCCTCCAGAAGGACACCGAGCGCACCTACCAGATCCACGAAGCTGCCACGTTGGAAGAGGCGCGCCAGTGCATCGCCAAAACGAACTTCGACGTCGTGTTCCTCGACTACGGTCTTCCCGATGGCCCAGGACTCAAGTTGATCGAATGTCTGGAAGAGAATTCAGACGAAACTCCCGCGGCAACGGTCATCATGCTCACGGGGCAAGGGGGGGAAGAGATTGCCGCCGAGGCGCTGCGGGCCGGGATCAGCGACTACATCATAAAAGACAGTTTCAATGCTCAAGTCTTGATTCATGCCGTAGAAGCCGCTTTGTCCCGGGCGCGTCTGCGGCGCAAGCTCAAGCATCGCAACGACGAACTCCGCGCGCTGGCGAGCACGATGGCCCACGACCTTCGAACGCCCCTTGCCACCACGCAGAAGTCGGCTGCGATTCTGAAGCGGAGCGCTGCGGACAAGCTCAACGACAAAGAACGGCGAATACTCGATCGCATCATCGCGAGTCATCAGCGCATGGACCGCTTGATGGTCGACATGATCAAATACTCGCGAGTCGACGCATCCAAGGAGCCGACCCACCCGATATCGCTCCCAGAAGTTTTGCACGAGGTGCTGTTGGATCTCGAGGGCCAGATCGATGAATCCGGGGCATTGATTTCGATTGGGTCCCTGCCGATTGTTGTGGGCGAGCACCATCATTTTCGATCCCTGTTCATGAATTTGATCGGCAACGCAATCAAGTTTTCCGCCGATGCACCACCCGAGATTCGGATATTCACCGAAAAATTCGACGACGAATCCGCAGTCTGTGTTGAAGACCAGGGCATCGGGCTGGATTGCCGGCACGCGAGCCGGATATTCGAAATCTTCCAACGTCTCCATACCGAGGACGAGTACTCGGGAACGGGGCTAGGGCTGGCGATCTGCAAGAAGATCGTCGGAAATTGGGGCGGGCGAATCTGGGTCGATTCCGTTCCGGGAAACGGCTGCCGCTTCTATTTCACAGTCGAAACCGCAAAGAAATATGCGAGTCTACCTGCACCCCGCGTGCGTCCCAAGAGACGACGGCCTGTCTGGGTTGCGATCGGCCACGAGTCTGGGAACAACCAGCAGGCGCGAAACATCAGCTCGACCGGTATCGGGATCTACTGCGACCCCTCGTCAAACGCTCTCACGGTCGGCCAGGAGATCGATCTAAAGCTCGAGTTGCCGTCCCTGTTGCCATTCGCATTGAACGGCATCGTTCGACACGTCACCCAACAGTCGAGTGTGTCGAGCCATGTTGGAGTCGAGTTCTTCGGACTCGAGACGGATCAACGGGCGCACATCTGCCACTACATCGATCATCGCGAATAG
- a CDS encoding sulfatase-like hydrolase/transferase, producing the protein MTRLGFPAAAVTLAILLAPSFASPADAKPDRPNIIIMVADDLGWADVGFRGGPIETPSLDRLAAEGTELHRFYTTPICSPTRAALMTGRDPIRLGVMYAVIMAWDTNGIHPDEHFMPQSFQAAGYQTAMVGKWHLGHAQQSYHPNERGFEHFYGHLHTEVGYYPPFANQGGKDFQQNGKSIEGDGYETFLLSTEASRWIKARDKEKPFFLYMPFIAPHTPLDAPPELKKKYEDIETDLEPARSKGTDGTRLMAKLLLRPSARPMYAAVVDALDQAIGRVLDTLDDEGIAENTIVLFFSDNGGAAYSVGGADNAPLRGGKGDTFEGGIRVVSLLRWPGKVAAGAKMDQIMTAMDVFPTLASAAGIKTRNRRSLDGRDMWPAIAEEKKISRKEYIYFGSETPIYGSISLTAFNDEWKLVQEVEQEQISATVTNYLFKISEDPNEYNNLAAAHPDVVADLATKIHDWRALYPISGTRSQLVPPPGWRAPKDWASYPIPLDELQDEPAPGMPPPGLEKLLDRMHGERGRLIYDCAPKWWLAGVCLEED; encoded by the coding sequence ATGACACGACTCGGGTTCCCTGCAGCCGCCGTGACACTGGCAATCTTGCTGGCTCCCAGTTTCGCTTCACCGGCAGACGCAAAACCCGATCGTCCCAACATCATCATAATGGTGGCGGACGATCTCGGTTGGGCCGACGTCGGGTTCCGGGGTGGTCCCATCGAGACCCCCTCCCTCGATCGTCTGGCCGCCGAGGGCACCGAGCTGCACCGCTTCTACACCACTCCGATCTGCTCTCCTACTAGAGCTGCCTTGATGACGGGACGGGACCCGATCCGGCTGGGCGTCATGTACGCGGTGATCATGGCTTGGGATACCAACGGCATTCATCCCGATGAACACTTCATGCCGCAGTCCTTTCAGGCGGCCGGTTACCAGACCGCCATGGTGGGCAAGTGGCACCTCGGCCATGCGCAACAGAGTTACCACCCGAACGAACGCGGCTTCGAGCATTTCTATGGCCATCTCCACACTGAGGTGGGGTACTACCCGCCCTTTGCCAATCAGGGCGGCAAGGACTTTCAGCAAAACGGCAAGTCGATCGAGGGTGATGGCTACGAGACGTTTCTCTTGAGCACTGAAGCATCGCGCTGGATCAAGGCGCGGGACAAAGAGAAACCGTTCTTTCTCTACATGCCGTTCATCGCCCCCCACACTCCACTCGACGCGCCACCCGAACTGAAGAAGAAGTACGAAGACATCGAAACCGATCTCGAACCCGCGCGCAGCAAGGGAACCGACGGAACCCGGCTCATGGCCAAACTCTTGCTGCGCCCGAGTGCGCGCCCGATGTACGCTGCCGTGGTCGATGCACTCGATCAGGCAATCGGCCGGGTGCTCGACACCCTCGACGACGAGGGCATCGCAGAAAATACCATTGTGCTCTTCTTCAGTGACAACGGCGGCGCCGCGTATTCAGTCGGGGGAGCCGACAACGCCCCTCTGCGCGGGGGCAAGGGGGATACCTTCGAGGGCGGCATCCGCGTGGTTTCATTGCTGCGATGGCCCGGCAAGGTCGCGGCGGGGGCAAAGATGGACCAGATCATGACCGCGATGGATGTCTTCCCGACCCTTGCTAGCGCGGCCGGGATTAAAACTCGCAACCGACGTTCGCTTGACGGACGCGACATGTGGCCCGCAATCGCCGAAGAAAAGAAAATATCCCGCAAGGAGTACATCTATTTTGGTTCGGAAACGCCCATCTACGGTTCGATCTCATTGACGGCGTTCAACGACGAATGGAAGTTGGTACAGGAAGTCGAACAGGAACAGATTTCGGCAACCGTCACCAACTACTTGTTCAAGATCAGCGAAGACCCCAACGAATACAACAACCTCGCTGCGGCTCATCCGGATGTGGTCGCGGACCTGGCGACCAAGATTCACGACTGGCGCGCGCTGTATCCCATCAGCGGAACCCGTAGCCAACTCGTCCCGCCTCCGGGCTGGAGAGCACCCAAGGACTGGGCCAGTTATCCGATTCCACTAGATGAGTTGCAGGACGAACCCGCCCCGGGGATGCCACCGCCCGGACTCGAGAAATTACTCGATCGCATGCACGGAGAACGCGGTCGCCTGATCTACGACTGCGCTCCGAAATGGTGGCTTGCCGGGGTCTGCCTCGAGGAAGACTGA
- a CDS encoding helix-turn-helix transcriptional regulator: MAQSRAPLALILRAHGIRRVDLAAIAGVDLKVIHRLCRGDFNGMKIGTLSRVAYTLGLSSADLVPALVERPAVEIVRQLHRRPGPIMYRWSPKRTLHDREPVGGMS; this comes from the coding sequence ATGGCGCAATCTCGCGCACCGCTGGCGCTCATTCTCCGGGCCCACGGAATCCGCCGTGTCGATCTCGCTGCAATCGCCGGGGTGGACCTGAAGGTGATCCATCGACTGTGTCGGGGAGACTTCAACGGGATGAAGATCGGGACGTTGTCTCGAGTTGCGTATACCCTGGGCTTATCATCTGCCGATCTCGTGCCCGCCCTTGTAGAGCGGCCAGCCGTCGAAATTGTTCGGCAGTTGCACCGTCGGCCTGGTCCGATCATGTATAGGTGGTCACCGAAGCGTACACTCCACGATCGCGAACCAGTCGGTGGAATGAGTTAG
- a CDS encoding DUF2332 domain-containing protein, whose product MQTRDVIRYFDAQADICERLGSPLYTALSRACARDLEKGGPVASLLEGWSGNALLDAVAMRLFGAVHRLVLKGELPELARHYPSMGGKPESPRLEEAFLAAVSAEADRIVPELEEQVQTNEVCRSAVLLGGFLELAAATEMPLRQLELGASAGLNHIWDQYRYRLGDCHWGAADALPLLDTAWSGPPPKLDAKLVVAERAACDLFPIDLSQAEAEFRLDSFIWPDQPERRQRFAQAAERVRNARVEIDAARALPWLEAKLAAPSPGRVTVIFHSVFWYYMTHEDRRGVEALLAEKGAAADTTAPLAWLRMEASSVDVCELRLSLWPGSGVREDRVLAECGFHGQFVNWLDG is encoded by the coding sequence ATGCAAACTCGAGATGTCATACGCTATTTCGACGCACAGGCAGATATTTGTGAGCGACTCGGCTCACCGCTGTACACTGCGCTCTCTCGTGCGTGTGCCCGGGATCTCGAAAAAGGCGGACCGGTAGCCAGCCTATTGGAAGGATGGTCGGGCAATGCCCTCTTGGATGCGGTGGCGATGCGTCTGTTTGGAGCGGTCCATCGTCTCGTCTTGAAAGGCGAATTGCCCGAGTTGGCGCGCCATTACCCGAGCATGGGTGGAAAGCCCGAATCGCCTCGGTTGGAGGAAGCCTTTCTTGCAGCGGTGTCGGCTGAGGCCGATCGCATCGTTCCTGAACTCGAGGAACAAGTTCAAACCAACGAAGTGTGTCGCTCGGCGGTTCTGCTCGGAGGCTTTCTCGAGCTTGCCGCCGCTACGGAAATGCCGCTGCGACAGCTCGAGTTGGGCGCAAGCGCTGGGCTCAATCATATTTGGGATCAGTATCGCTATCGACTTGGAGATTGCCATTGGGGGGCGGCAGATGCCTTGCCTCTGCTCGACACGGCGTGGTCTGGCCCTCCGCCAAAGCTCGATGCAAAGCTAGTCGTCGCGGAGCGCGCAGCGTGTGATCTGTTTCCGATCGACCTCAGCCAGGCGGAAGCGGAATTTCGCTTGGATTCGTTCATTTGGCCCGATCAACCCGAACGTCGCCAACGTTTTGCCCAGGCTGCAGAACGAGTGCGGAACGCGCGGGTCGAGATCGATGCAGCCCGCGCCCTGCCTTGGCTCGAAGCAAAGCTGGCCGCCCCTTCGCCCGGTCGAGTGACGGTCATCTTCCACTCGGTTTTCTGGTACTACATGACTCACGAAGACCGGCGGGGCGTCGAGGCGCTGCTTGCGGAGAAGGGAGCTGCCGCGGATACCACGGCTCCCCTCGCGTGGCTTCGCATGGAAGCGAGTTCCGTGGATGTATGCGAGCTTCGACTCTCTCTTTGGCCCGGAAGCGGCGTACGAGAGGATCGCGTACTTGCCGAGTGCGGCTTCCACGGACAGTTCGTGAACTGGTTGGACGGGTAA